A window of Zalophus californianus isolate mZalCal1 chromosome 17, mZalCal1.pri.v2, whole genome shotgun sequence genomic DNA:
GGTGGCATCCCTGGGGGGTGGTCTGTGACCGTTCAAGTTCCCCCAGGGTTAGGACTATGACCAAAGGCCAAGACTGTGTTCCCTTCAGACTAGGGGTCCCAAAGATCAGGCCCCCCATATTGCTATAACCAAGTGCCCAGGACAGGCTTGTAGAACCACCACCCACATCCCTCTTCCTGTGATACCATGTGCCAGGAGACATGTGGaaccccccaacctcccctccacTACCCTCTCACAATGGTCAGGACAGGCAGCCCCCACTCCTGGTGAGTCATGTGTTAGTACAATTCTGGCAGAGTCCTCTGTGGGGCAATGGACCCGagtcagggagagggaaaggcagtgGACATACTTCTCTGGGTCATCCTGTCCAGGCCCCTGTCTCTGTCCCATTTCCtatcttttccatcctttatGGGTTATCTGTCCAGTGTTTCTCGAGGTCTAGCTGTAATTCCAGAGGGCACAGGGTCTGGGAGCCAAGTTTCCCCCTTGCAGCCAGGGCAAGGAGACTTGGGAAGGAGCAGAGCCTCCTCTCTGGCCTGAAAGATCAGGCCTGTTGCTGGGCAGGGTCCATGTAATGAAACCCCACCTAGGGAAGGACATCCCAGGGAGATGGTGCTGACACAAAGGAGAGGAGATAGGCTTGGGGGCCCGAGACTCTGGGATGGAAGGCCATATTCAAAGCTGTGAGTGGGAActggaaacacacacaaatacacatacccATCCTCACAGCTGAGTTGCCCCGGTGCAgtctctgccacccccacccccggcccacccgtgtctctgtctctttgacTTTCTCATGTCTCTGTCGTTGTCTATCTCTGTCATGTCcttgtctgtttctctctgggtctcccactgtctctgtgtattttcctctctccttgaaTATGtgtctttctatctctgtctctctatcgGCCTCTCTCATTTTACTTCTGTCTCTCGATCTAAACCTGCCCAtctttttgtctctgtctctcccaatctgtgtgtctctttgtctcagtctctgtgtctctctctatgtctctctgtaTCCAAGGATTTTTTCTCGCTCCCAAGCAACGCCAGGGCGACTCCAAAGGAGATGGGGCTGGATGCGCGCCTTTGAGAGAGGGGGGCTGCCTACACCTTTAAGCGCGGGCACGCGCGGGACCTGCGCCTTTAAGCGCGGGCGCGCGCGCGGCCCTGGGTTCCCGGCGAGGAGGCCGCGGGAGCGCCCGGACCCAGCCCGCCTGcccggcccccgcccggcccccgccccggccccggcggGGGAGGGGTCTCTGAGCGCGGCCCCTCCCCCCTGCGCCCCGACCTGCGCTGCGGTGTCTCCACCCCGAGTGTCCCAGTCTGTCCGTCTGTCCTCGCCCAGGCCTcgccccaccccggcccccgGGGCTGCCttgccgcccccctcccccggccgcATCCCCCCCCATCCCTCCGGGCCAGTCCCCGCCGCAGCCCGGGAAGCAAGCCGGGACCACGCCGCCCTAAACCCAGGGCCCGCACCCCGACATCGGTGGCCTGCACCCCGAGATTGGATCCAGAGATCTGGAAACCTGAGCCTGAGACCCTGATCTGGGGCTGGGACCCCAAGACCTGGAGCCCGAACACCTAGTATCTGGGACTGGAATCTCAACATCAGTCTCTGGAACCCCAAGACTTGGAAATATGGACCCCCAGTTTTGGAGCCTGAACCTCAGGATTTTGCTTCTAAAGCCCCAAATCTGGAACTGAACCCTGAACGCTGTGCCTGGGACCTTGAAATCTGGGACCAGATTCCCATATCTATACTCTGGAACCCACTATTAGGGACCCGAACCCTGAGATTTAGGCCTCAAATTCCAAGATCTGAACCCCGGCATTCCAAGGGGCCTAAACCTGAGTTTGAGCCTGAAGTCCTTGCTGCAAACCCGAATGCTGAAATTGAGGGTTAGAGACCTCCAAATCTTGATTCGGCACCCCAGTACCTGAGCCCAGCACCCCAGTATCGGATCCCAGGACTGGGCTTGAGACTCAGACCCTAAACTCTCCATTTGGCTGTTTAGCATCCCGAGACGAGAGCTAAGAGATACTGGCTCTGACCAGCCCAAACTGGAGCCTGGGTCTCTAAAACTGGCCCCTAGAGGCCCTATATTTAGAGATCTAGGACCCTAAGTATCAAGGTCTAGAGACTCCATGGCCACAGATCTGGGCTGAGATACAGCACAGTCCCTCTACAGAGACCTTGGGGACAGAGAAGGCATGACCAGGCCCCCGCTCCAGAGCCCTGACCCCTGACCCCTTGGAGCCTGAGGACTCTGCTCCCTAGGGCGGCTTCCAGCTCAGGTAAGGCTCTTGGGGGACCCCCATGGTGGGGAGGACCTGGGAGGAACTTTGTGCCTGGGGGTGGAGGTAAGTGAGGACTAGGTCCCCCTGGGCACCCTTGGGGTTTTCCCAGGAAACAAATATGCGCCCCCCTCCTCCAAGGGTTTGCCTCTAGCTCCTCCTGTGCCTCAGATACTCTCTGGGTATTTATTTGACCAGCACTGCCCCTCTCTGACCTCCTCTTCCCCAGTTTATGGCACCTCCAGGTCTCTGATCTCGCACTCTGTTCTCCAGTTTCTTCCCACCATCTGTCTCATCTGACCGTCTCCAGACGCCTCTCCTGGCCACCGGCCCCCTCACTGACCATCTCCGCTCACCACTCCTCGCTCTAATCCTCTTTGACACTTCCATCCACCGCTGCTCTCTCAGGCCACCTCTGCTGCTTCACTCAGTGACCACCTTTGGCATCTCTGTCCACCGTACCTCTCTCGAATCATCTTTCACCAGCTCTCTCGCTCTTGTCCACCCCTGACTCTGAGGCTTGGCTGTCTCTGACCATCTTTTGCCACTGTTCTCGCCCTCCTCCCGCCGCCTGTCCCAACTGCCAGTCTGCGACCCTTACTGACCAACTCTCTTCTCTCGGTCTCTCTTGAGCACTGGAGTTCTCTCATCATCTCTAGTATATCTGGCTgcctttcctctctctcatgacctctccccacacccaccgTGCTACCCTGCTGTCCTCCTCTCCAGCTGTCTCCTCTATCTGACTACCTCTCTGGCTCTTGACCATTTCAGACCGTCTTTGACCATGTCTCCTAGATCTGAGCACCCCTGACCCACGTCCTCTCCTTTGTCCACCTCTCATCTTCTTGGCCATCTCTAACCACCTCCCTTCTCTGGTCATGTTTGACTACTTCTAATCATTCCCACCACCTTGActgcctctcctctctggctgtctttgaCCATGTCTCAAGCCCTCTGGCTTCCCTTTTACCCACTCTGATCAACCCTcccgttctctctctgtctctgaccaTCTCTAAttacctccctctcctctgactGTCTTTGTTCATGTCTGCTCCCTCTGACACATCCCTCTGAGTCTTTGACCAGCTCCTCTGGCTTTTGATCCTTCTGACCACTCCCACTCCTCTGGCTGACCATCTTTGACCCAATATTTTGCTCCCAGCCCACTGAGACCTTCTCTCCCGGTCCTGAACCACCCTGATGCCCTCTGGCACACACACCCCCTTTCTGGCCTCAGCCTGCCCTAAtgcctcccttcttccctgtAGGCCACCCCTGCCCGCAATGGCcgtcttccctctgctcctctgcctgctgccacTGGCCCCTGCCTCGTCTCCAGCGCAGCCAGCCACTCCCAGCCCGTGTCCCCGCCGCTGCCGCTgccagacacagtccctgcccctcAGCGTGCTGTGCCCGGGGGCAGGCCTCCTGTTCGTGCCCCCCTCGCTGGACCGCCGGGCAGCCGAGCTGCGCCTGGCGGACAACTTCATCGCGGCCGTGCGCCGCCGCGACCTGGCCAACATGACCGGCCTGCTGCATCTGAGCCTGTCGCGTAACACCATCCGCCATGTGGCAGCCGGCGCCTTTGCTGACCTGCGCGCCCTGCGGGCCCTGCACCTGGATGGAAACCGGCTGACCTCGCTGGGCGAGGGTCAGCTGCGTGGCCTGGTCAACTTGCGCCACCTCATCCTGAGCAACAACCAGCTGGCGGCCCTGGCGGCCGGCGCCCTGGACGACTGCGCCGAGACTCTCGAGGATCTCGACCTGTCCTACAACAACCTGGAGCAGCTGCCCTGGGAGGCCTTGGGCCGCCTGGGCAACGTCAATACGTTGGGCCTCGACCACAACCTGCTGGCCTCTGTGCCCGCTGGTGCCTTTTCCCGCCTGCACAAGTTGGCACGGCTGGACATGACCTCCAATCGCCTGACCACCATCCCGCCTGACCCACTCTTCTCCCGCCTGCCGCTGCTGGCCAGGCCCCGTGGCTCCCCTGCCTCCGCCCTGGTGCTGGCCTTCGGCGGCAACCCCCTGCACTGCAACTGCGAGCTGGTGTGGCTGCGGCGGCTGGCCCGGGAGGACGACCTGGAGGCCTGCGCCTCCCCACCCGCTCTGGGTGGCCGCTACTTCTGGGCTGTGGGCGAGGAGGAATTTGTGTGCGAGCCCCCCGTGGTGACTCACCGCTCGCCACCCCTGGCAGTGCCTGCGGGCCGGCCGGCTGCCCTGCGCTGCCGGGCAGTGGGGGACCCCGAGCCTCGCGTGCGTTGGGTGTCACCCCAGGGCCGGCTGGTGGGCAATTCAAGCCGCGCTCGCGCCTTCCCTAACGGGACGTTGGAGCTGCTGGTCACCGAGCCGGGCGATGGTGGCATTTTCACTTGCATTGCGGCCAATGCGGCTGGTGAGGCCACCGCGGCTGTTGAGCTGACCGTGggtccccccccacctccccagctagCCAACAGCACCAGCTGTGACCCCCCGCGGGACGGGGATCCTGATGCCCTCACCCCGCCCTCTGCCGCCTCCGCCTCGGCCTCCGCCAAGGCAGCTGACACTGGGCCCCCTACCGACCGTGGTGTCCAGGTGACTGAGCATGGGGCCACAGCTGCTCTTGTCCAGTGGCCGGATCAGCGGCCTATCCCAGGCATCCGCATGTACCAGATCCAGTACAACAGCTCAGCCGACGACATCCTCGTCTACAGGTGCAGGGCCCAGGCAGTGGGCAGAGTGGGTGGCAGACTgaggtggagggagggctggagcTACATCTGTTGACACCCCAGGCTGCAGCGCAGCTGAGAAATGAGGCTGAAATGGTTACAAAGGAAATCAGAcagcaaagataaaagaaatcagGCAGAGAAGGTAAAAGAAATCTGGCagtagtgataaaaagaaataaggcagCGAAAGTCAATACAGAAATCAGGCAGCAAGAGTAAGAAGTAATCAGGCCAGAAGAATAAAGTTAATcggcagggcggggggtggggggagcaaggTTGGAAGGGTACAAACAAACGAACAATATAAAGGTAAAGAGGAACCAGGTGTTTCCAGAGGACAGGACTAGATATAAGCCAAGTTGCAAGAAGAAAAGGAGATCAAACAGGAAGGTACAGAGTTCGTGGGGAAAATGAAATGAGGGAGGAGGCAAAACAGAGATCAGGCTTTGGGTCTGTGCAGTGTGAACTGCTCCAGGTGTTTAGAGTTCTAATACGGTGACATCTCAATTTGTGGTTTTCTAAATCAAATTCAACCTAGTTCACCTGCTAGGTGAACGGGAACATTCGCTTTGCCCACTGTTGGGGATCCCCTTCTCTATTTAATTGTTGCAAGCGATAGAAGAAAATCTGGGGCTTCTACACTCCAAGAGGTGGATCAGGACATCTTCTGCTCCCGAGCTGGAGAGCATTTGGAACGTCTGCTGTGGCCGGCCACATGTGGTCAGGAGTGGTGGCTCTGACCCAGAGGCTGCTGACACTTCTCACCCAAGTCTAACCTTGCATGGGTGGCTGTGGATGGTTCCCTCTTCTCACTGCCAGGCTGGGCCAAAGGTGCAGTCCCCGAGGCCCGGCTGCAGAGTCAGGCCTCCCAACGCCTGGAGTGTGTACCTTAACCTTATAAACCCAGTACCTGGGTCCCTTTTCCTTCCCCGGGGGCCCACATCTCAAGAGGTCGTCAATTGATTTCCTTTTCAGCCCTGGAAATCTAGCGAGCTTATTCTGTTCCCTTTCTCAGATGGCCGTAGTCCCTGGAGGGGCAGTTGGCTCCACGGAGGGCCCACACCCAGAAATCCCACAAATCCTGCCCACCTTGCCTGGCAAGGGATGAGACAAATGCTCTCCTAGATAGTCACCCTCTCAGAGACAATCACGGGGTTCCCTGTAACTCCCACATTAAAGCAGTTTAGGAATAAGACagattataaaataagttaaatctcCAACAGGGTGCTCTGCTGCAAAAGGAAATAGAGTAGAACTGGGTGCTAAGGataaaaggaaatgggaaaggtaaggaaaaaaaaaaaaaacaggcaacagAGATAAAAAGGGAATCGAGAGCCAGAGCTGGAAGAAATAAGgcaacagggagaaaaaaatcagctgtGATGGCTGAGGCGCATCAGTTTCCCAAGAACAGAGACCGGCTCGCTGGAACGCACGCTGTAGATACAATAATGATACTAAGGCAATGGGGCTAGGGGGACGTTCATTGGCAGGTTAGAAGGAAATCAGGCAGCAGTATGGGGGAATCAGGCGGGTAGATGAGAGAATTCTAGCTGTACGCTGGAGGAGCGTGGGGCGGCTGGAAAAGGGAAATCAGGCCCCaactgggggagaggcaggcaggggaacCTGGGGAGTTGGGCGAGGGTCTGGAGGGAGACCCCCAGCTGCGGCTGGAGGGAAGCTTGCACTGCAGGGTAGCTGGGCCCTGAGGCCATGGTGAGACCGCAGAGCCAAAACGCAGGAGCAGTGAGGGAATCTGGGCACTGGGGCTAGAGGGAGATTAAACTGGGGGATTGGAGCGGCAGGCGCCAGCAACCTAAGATGATCCATGGGTTATCAGTCAGGAGGCCTGGCCCGCTATTAGACCAAAGGGAATTTGAGCCGCGGTGGGAAGGGACTTGGGCTGACAGCGGGCTTGGGGGGAAATCAGGACTGGAGGGTTGGGGCACAGTGCAGGGTGGGTGCTGGGCAGCCAGAGACCTGACCCCCCCGCCTGCCTGTCCCTCCAGGATGATCCCCGCCGACAGCCGCTCTTTCTTGTTGTCGGACCTGGCGTCGGGCCGCACCTACGATCTGTGCGTGCTGGCGGTGTTCGAGGACGGCGCCACAGGGCTGACGGCCACGCGGCCCGTGGGCTGCGCCCGCTTCTCCACCGAGCCGGCGCTGCGGCCCTGCGGGGCCCCGCACGCACCCTTCCTGGGCGGCACCATGATCATCGCCCTTGGTGGAGTCATCGTGGCCTCGGTACTGGTCTTCATCTTCGTGCTGCTTATGCGCTACAAGGTGCACGGCGGCCAGCCCCCCGGCAAGGCCAAGGCACCCGCCCCCGTCAGCAGCGTTTGTTCGCAGACCAACGGCACCCTGGGCCCCACACCGGCCCCGCCCGCCCCTGAGCCCGCGGCGCCCAGGGCCCACACCGTGGTCCAGCTGGACTGTGAGCCCTGGAGGCCCAGCCACGAACCCACGGGACCCTAGCCTCGCGCCCACCTTCTGGCCCTTCTGGCCCCAGGGGTGGGAggacccaggcacctgggtgggaCCTGGCCTCAGACTCACCAAATTGCTCACGGTTTTTAAAACTCTGATGGGGAGGGTGTCGGGGGCACCGGGGCACAACAAGAAAGTCCTATTTTTCTAAGCTTGGGCCTAGGCCCTTGCCCTTGTCTCTGtctgtgggggttggggggggatcACGCAGGGGTCTGGAGTTCAGAATGCCTCCTCTGGGGAgagacccccaccccactccattcTGTCCGAGGTTCCTGGATGAGACTGAGGACGGTCATCCATTCAGTCGACAGAATTCCGTGAGCATGCCCCCTGGGTGTGCCCTGTGCTGGGTGATGCTGCCATGACCCAGAATGGCCCCGGTCCCTGCTCAGAGAGTGGCAGTTCAGAGTGAGCAGACACGTGGTGATGAGGGAAGCCTAAGTGATTGCGGGAGCCCAGGAAAGGTGCCTGACTCAGCCTAGGGTGTGGTCAGGGAGGCTTCCCGGAGGAAAGATGAGATCTGAGCATGACATCAGAAGGAGATAATTGGGCAAAGAGCAAAGGGAGAGTTGTCCCAGGTAGAGGGCCCAGCACAAGCAAGGACTTAGTAAAGGCCAGACTGGGGATACTGTGGTAGAGGTAAGGCAGGAGGGGTGAGCAGCATCCAGGACCTCCAGGCTGAGGAACTCAGCTCTGGTTTGATAGTACTCGGGAGCCATGGAGGATTCTatgcaggggagggacagggtcagGAATGGGCTTTAGGAAGCTCTTTCTAGCTGTCATGAAGAGGATGGACCAGAGGGGAAGACTGAAGCTGGGAGCCTGGGGGAAGCCAAGGCAGGGACCCAGGTGGCTAAGGATAAGACTGGACCGggacagggctgggggaagggagtagGGGGTAGGTGAGAGAGGAAGCTGAATGGACAGATTGTGGAGCTgaagggctgtgggggagggcagCATCCAGGGTGAGGCCCAGGCCTCTGGCCAAGGGAGGGGACAGTGGAGCCACCTGATACAGAACCAGGAAGAAGGCACAGGTTTGGGGAATATGCTGAGGCCAATGGGGGGACTTGGTGAATGTGGGAGGCCCCAGAAGACATCTAGGGGGTGGTGGCCAGGAGGCCTCAGGACCCTGGTCTGAGGCTGGAGCTTGGGACCAAAAGGCTATGTCAGCAGAGATGGAGAATGAGGCCACTGGGGTGATGAGACAGCCTCTGGGACTTTCCATATTTAAGGGATAGGCAAAGAAAAACCTGACAAAGACTAAATAGGAACAGCAGATGGAGGGACAGAGTGAAGCAAACCAGGCAAGTCAGACCCAAGTGACTGTTGTGTTTAATGATATCAGGCCATAGTGACCTCAGTGAGAGCGGTGTGAGGGGATTGGTTGGGCAAGTGCCAGATTCAGCTGATTTGAGAGTGGGAGTAAGAAAGTATAGTTAGGGAGCGTAAACCCTGTGATTCTGTGGACCTCGGACCTGGCTCAGGTTGATCTGGACCTGTCAGCCCTGTGTCTCTGCAAGGCTGGTCCTCACTCTGTCTTGGACTGCCTTGGGCCCCCCTCAGACACCAGACCTGGAGGTTTGGAAGACCAAACCCTGGGTCTTGGTAACATCCTGCCTCATTGGAGATCCAGGAATGGGATAGTGTTCCCTGACCCCAGGCCTCCTCTGGTGGTGGGTCCAGAGGCAGAGAAGATGGAGGTGGGGGCGAGGGACTGAAGTCCTGTGAGTGTTTTCTGGAGTGATGCTGATGTGAGGAGCATGGTGAAGAGGGCCCAAGACTGGACTGGCCATTCTCAAGACCTGGTGCGCATGACCTTGTCCTCGTGGGATAACATTCTAGATTCTACAACGGTTTTCTTGATGGGTGTAGGCTTTGAAAATGATCTTCCACCAGCCATGGGAACAATCTGAGTCCCAGGGACCTGGTCTGACTCCTGAGTCCTCCAGAAGCATAGTGAGGTCCTTTCCTTCTTGTTTGTTACCCTTGGTGGCTGAGGTCAGGTGAAGCTATCAGGGTGAGTGAGGTGTCTTGGCCAAGGGGGCCTAGGGAGTGGGAAGATTGGAGGTCTAGTGCCAACTACAAAATACCCAGTTGCTGCCACGAGGGGGAGCCAGAGTGCACCATTCCTcaacccccttttttttaaggttcatagtattttactattttttaaatttttatttatttatttgacagagagagacacagcgagagagggaacacaagcagggggagtgggagagggagaagcaggcttcccgcggagcagggagcccgatgcggggctcgatcccaggaccctgggatcatgacctgagccgaaggcagacgcttaaccgactgagccacccaggcgccccctcctcaacccttctttttaaatttgaataatttattgTGAGCCTACATGTGCAGCATACTGGGAATTCAATACTGAGCAAATACAGGCACAGGTCCTGCCCTCACATATCTCACCATTTGGTGGGGAAACATGTGAAATCATCACACAAGCCAGTGTAAAGCATCTGTGGTGAGgcgaggggagggctggggcatGCAGGAGAGATCCATGGAATCGTGAGACCCTATAACCAGGAGACCTGACCCAGGAATTGAGGTTAagagaggcttcctggaggaagtgactactccgctgagatctgaaggatgcTCAGGTTGGAGTTAACTGCACTGGGGGTGGAAAGGGCATCCCATGCAAATGGAACAGCATGTGCAGAAGTGTAGGGGCCGGGGGGTGCATGATGAGTAACAGGGCCTGAAGGGGGCTGCTGAGGCAGGGTGAGGGAATGATGCTGTGTtgaggctgggaggtgggaaagATAATGCAGGACACTGGAGCCTGCCGGGAAGAGTCTGGGTTTTATTATAAGTGGCATGAGAAGCCACTGGAGGTTTTGAACAGGGAGGAGAAGCTTCCTTCTTCAGGAAGCTCCAGTGGTAGGTCCGTTTGCATGTGGGGGACAGAAGTGGAGAAGGGAGACCACGGAAGGGGCTATTGCAATGCTCCAGGCAGGACGCTGACCCAAACGAGGTTGGGGCCTGGAGTGGATGGACTGGAGAGAGATTTGAGACTACCTCACCAGGGGCCTCTGTCCCCTGTGCAAAGGAGGACAGTGTGGACCACTATCCAATGATCTGGCTCTCAGGCAAGCTTGCAGAGACTGGAAAAAAGAGCTGTGGGACCCAGGTGTCTGATATGCAAGGATCCATCcttcagatgaggaagctgacCTCTCTGTAGCATAAGAATTAAGAACTTTTTCCAGGTTCAAGTACCAGGCCGACCGTGGACATTGGCTCTGCAAGGCAGAGACCATGACTGGTCGGGGGGAATTTCCTTCCAGGAAATGCAGGCCTGGAAGGGGGATACACACCCAGCGGTAGCTAATTATACATTTGGAAGCAAAGAgtgtgggaggagagagatgggggcagaCTAGTTCCTCTAGCATGgcccccctctgcctccccaacagggtgcctgggtcatcccccacccccatgcaggAACAATACTACTATGGACAAATGATCACATGTATCTggaatttaaagttaaaatgtaGCTTGTCCAACACTGCCCAGCTGAGTCCACCAATTTCCTGAGCCCAGGGaatgctcctcctcctcccatggCCCATCCCCTGTGTGGCTTTGAGAATGCCTTGCACATTTTTGACCTGCTCCGTTTCCGACCTGGGCCGGTTCACCCCTCCTTAGGCAACCTGGTGGTCCCCCGCTCCCAGGAGGTCACCATATTGATGCCAAACTTAGTGCGGACACCCGATCGGCATAGCACACTGCAGCCCAGAACTCCTGGGCTCAAGCGatcctcctgcctcagcctcccgAGTAGCTGGGACTATAGGCGCGCGCCACCGTGCCCGGCCCTTGCACATTTTTGAGACCAGGTTTCCTGGAACCAAAGTTCCAGGCTCCTGGAGCGTTTTCTTGAGGTAACTATAGTCCTCATACCGGGACGCTCCCTTGTCTGCATGCTGCCACATCCAACCTATGTGTCTGGGTTAGCGGCAAAGATAACCCAGGCCCCGAGTGTCTCCGCGTCTGGGGTCCCTTCCTTGCCAGCTAATGCCAAGCTTTCACAGCTCGTTCTGTGGGAACGTGCTGGGGGGAGTCCGATAAAGGGGTCCTCCGAAAAGGGATGTTTCTCTTCCGGGTTGAACCTGAATGTGGCCTCTGCCTTTGATTCCTCCCTGGTGCCTGTGCCCCTATATGCTTCACAAAAACAAGGATGGGCATCTGTGCTTGGTGCTGCCCTGATCCATACAGAGCGATGCTGGgaacccgggggtgggggggaccaaCCCAGCCCCAGACCCCACCTTCACAGAGCTCCGGACCCATGGAGGAAATACATGTTCACTAAACAATGGCACGCCAAAGTGGAGAGGGCTGGGATAGGGGAAGCGCAAGGGAAGACTGATTAGGGCCTGTCTAAGCGCAAGGGACTTTGGGAGCCCAGAAcgggctcctcactgagcctggCTTGGGAGGTGGCCTGAATGCGGGGCCGGCTTCATGGCAGTGTGACCTGTGCGTCCCACCACAGCACCTCACGTTTGGAAGGGCCCTGTGCTCGGTTGAATGCCCTGCTGTCGCCCtcatgaaattcttaataatttttgaacaaaggACTCCACATTTTCATTTCGCACTGGGCCCCGCATACTTGTGGGATATACAAAAAGAGCCAGGAGAAGAGAGGGTTTTCCAAGGACAGAGAATACTGTGTGCAAAacacaagaaaaggaagagaggactGTACTCTTGAAGAGCTGGCTGAAGTTCTGTGTCGCTGGAGCACGGAGCGGAAGATGGCGGATAGTGAGGGGTGAGCTCAAGAAGCGGGTGGATGTCAGCTGCCAGGCTGGCGAGCAGTGACACCATCCCAGAGGCACTAAGGAACCATGGCGGAGGGTCGGGGTCAGGTTTGGACTTCAGAAAGATCCATCTGTCTATGGTGGGGAGGGTGGCTAGTGTCAC
This region includes:
- the LRFN3 gene encoding leucine-rich repeat and fibronectin type-III domain-containing protein 3; this encodes MAVFPLLLCLLPLAPASSPAQPATPSPCPRRCRCQTQSLPLSVLCPGAGLLFVPPSLDRRAAELRLADNFIAAVRRRDLANMTGLLHLSLSRNTIRHVAAGAFADLRALRALHLDGNRLTSLGEGQLRGLVNLRHLILSNNQLAALAAGALDDCAETLEDLDLSYNNLEQLPWEALGRLGNVNTLGLDHNLLASVPAGAFSRLHKLARLDMTSNRLTTIPPDPLFSRLPLLARPRGSPASALVLAFGGNPLHCNCELVWLRRLAREDDLEACASPPALGGRYFWAVGEEEFVCEPPVVTHRSPPLAVPAGRPAALRCRAVGDPEPRVRWVSPQGRLVGNSSRARAFPNGTLELLVTEPGDGGIFTCIAANAAGEATAAVELTVGPPPPPQLANSTSCDPPRDGDPDALTPPSAASASASAKAADTGPPTDRGVQVTEHGATAALVQWPDQRPIPGIRMYQIQYNSSADDILVYRMIPADSRSFLLSDLASGRTYDLCVLAVFEDGATGLTATRPVGCARFSTEPALRPCGAPHAPFLGGTMIIALGGVIVASVLVFIFVLLMRYKVHGGQPPGKAKAPAPVSSVCSQTNGTLGPTPAPPAPEPAAPRAHTVVQLDCEPWRPSHEPTGP